One Coffea arabica cultivar ET-39 chromosome 5c, Coffea Arabica ET-39 HiFi, whole genome shotgun sequence DNA window includes the following coding sequences:
- the LOC140007654 gene encoding uncharacterized protein: protein MISKDGIRANPDKVKAIMDMTPPRNIKKVQRLAGRMAVLNRFLSKSTAWGSPFFSTLKKGPQFDWTSECQKAFEELEAHIAELSTLTSPEQGETLFIYLAVEEETVSAVLIREEDRVQKLVYYVWRALQGAEPLKQILSKPDTSGRMVKWIVELSEYDLDFRSRTAIKAQALADFIAEGVLRNYEVKEEPLKRYTAKVHELKSLLDQFILEQVPRSQNKKADALSKLASTSFGSINKEVLVEVVKKRAYEQLNTAIIQEMISLQSPWPFVQWGIDLLDPFPHAPGGYEYLVVTIEYFTKLVEAEPLNTISSRLVQKFFWRNIVYRFGIPRILVWDNGRQFADNPFQDWCMELKIQQNFTSVGHPQANGQVKNVNKTILHGLRTGIESVRTGWLDKLPSILWAYQTTSRTASQKTPLALTYGVEAIIPAEIGLPSNRVQNFIAQNNEEGMRFNLDLLEQRREEIAIRMAKYKGQIARHYNAKPGLGVVGCSTSVLPHVRRRLCSSLFLCSIDAVVPKLSRIGGRIFSPSRRRSGLCTRLLGS, encoded by the exons ATGATATCCAAAGACGGAATAAGAGCCAACCCTGATAAGGTAAAAGCCATTATGGATATGACACCGCCCAGAAACATCAAAAAAGTGCAACGACTAGCCGGTAGGATGGCAGTTTTGAACAGGTTCCTGTCAAAATCGACAGCTTGGGGTTCCCCTTTCTTCAGCACTTTGAAAAAAGGCCCCCAATTTGATTGGACCTCGGAGTGCCAAAAAGCATTTGAAGAATTGGAAGCACACATTGCCGAACTGTCGACATTAACTTCTCCTGAACAGGGCGAAACTTTGTTCATTTACCTAGCTGTGGAAGAGGAGACAGTCAGCGCAGTGCTAATTCGAGAGGAGGACAGGGTCCAAAAACTGGTGTATTACGTCTGGCGGGCATTACAGGGAGCTGAA CCCTTGAAGCAGATCTTGTCTAAGCCTGATACATCGGGAAGAATGGTCAAGTGGATCGTGGAATTGTCTGAATACGATCTCGACTTTCGGTCCCGGACGGCCATAAAAGCCCAGGCACTGGCTGACTTCATAGCAGAAGGA GTTCTGAGAAACTACGAAGTCAAAGAAGAGCCACTTAAGAGATACACTGCCAAGGTGCATGAGCTGAAGAGTCTGTTGGATCAGTTTATTCTTGAACAGGTTCCCAGGAGTCAGAACAAAAAAGCTGACGCCCTGTCTAAACTCGCCTCGACTTCGTTTGGCTCCATAAACAAAGAAGTACTAGTGGAAGTCGTGAAAAAGAGGGCGTATGAACAGCTGAACACCGCCATAATCCAA GAGATGATCTCCCTTCAGAGCCCGTGGCCATTTGTCCAATGGGGAATCGACTTGCTCGATCCGTTTCCTCATGCTCCAGGTGGATACGAATACTTGGTGGTGACGATAGAGTACTTCACTAAATTGGTAGAAGCTGAACCACTCAACACCATCAGTAGTAGGTTAGTACAGAAATTCTTTTGGAGGAACATAGTCTATCGATTTGGCATACCCCGAATTCTGGTCTGGGATAATGGTCGACAGTTCGCGGATAATCCTTTCCAAGACTGGTGCATGGAgctcaaaattcaacaaaacttCACTTCGGTCGGGCACCCTCAAGCTAATGGGCAGGTAAAGAACGTAAACAAAACCATCTTGCACGGTTTGAGAACGGGCATAGAATCTGTGCGAACAGGCTGGTTGGACAAACTGCCTAGCATACTCTGGGCCTACCAGACAACTTCCCGAACTGCCTCCCAAAAAACTCCATTGGCCTTAACTTATGGAGTGGAGGCTATAATTCCGGCGGAGATTGGCTTACCATCAAATAGGGTACAAAACTTCATAGCTCAAAACAATGAAGAGGGGATGCGGTTTAACTTAGACCTACTCGAGCAGAGAAGGGAAGAGATAGCCATAAGGATGGCCAAATACAAGGGACAGATAGCTCGACACTACAATGCCAAG CCTGGTCTGGGGGTCGTAGGGTGTAGTACTTCGGTACTGCCACATGTTAGGAGGAGGCTCTGTTCGAGCTTGTTCCTCTGCAGTATTGATGCCGTAGTGCCCAAGCTGAGTAGGATCGGGGGTAGGATCTTCTCCCCCAGTAGGAGAAGGAGTGGCCTCTGTACGCGCCTTCTTGGCAGTTGA